Proteins from one Malania oleifera isolate guangnan ecotype guangnan chromosome 4, ASM2987363v1, whole genome shotgun sequence genomic window:
- the LOC131153346 gene encoding LEAF RUST 10 DISEASE-RESISTANCE LOCUS RECEPTOR-LIKE PROTEIN KINASE-like 2.7 isoform X1 — translation MGSLFICGSISEIGLSSCTSSVLLLVISLIFPSLSLTAAQTSICRTSCGNIPINYPFGIDDGCGSPYYRHILVCSESSKLELRTPSGRYAIRNISYSDPHVLVTDPFMWNCQDGNNFRPTRPFSLDTSTHFSLSTQNDYLFFNCSEGDVIIEPKPIFCERYPDRCDSSCDSASYLCRHLPECASALGSTSSCCSYYPKATESLRLMLKYCATYTSVYWRNSGETPPTDQVPEYGIRIDFDIPVTTRCLQCQEAARGGGTCGFDTQTQSFLCLCQEGNATITCKDQRNYRHHRRARVIAGIATAVAVAGALLIGAAIWYLRRVRAKAPVTCGVQSNENRLF, via the exons ATGGGTTCTCTGTTTATTTGCGGATCGATATCAGAGATCGGGCTTTCCTCATGCACTTCTTCTGTGCTTTTGCTAGTAATTTCATTGATCTTCCCATCTCTCAGCCTCACTGCAGCTCAAACAAGCATCTGCAGAACCTCTTGTGGTAACATTCCCATAAACTACCCTTTTGGTATTGATGATGGTTGTGGAAGTCCTTACTATAGGCACATTCTGGTCTGCTCCGAGTCCAGCAAACTCGAGCTCCGAACACCCTCTGGGAGATACGCAATTCGAAACATAAGTTACTCCGATCCTCATGTTCTCGTTACTGATCCATTCATGTGGAATTGTCAAGATGGCAATAACTTTCGGCCCACAAGACCCTTCAGCCTAGACACAAGCACCCATTTCTCCCTCTCCACACAAAATGACTACCTTTTCTTCAATTGCAGTGAAGGAGATGTAATCATAGAGCCTAAACCGATTTTTTGCGAACGTTACCCTGACCGGTGTGACTCATCGTGTGATAGTGCTAGTTATCTCTGCAGGCACTTGCCCGAATGCGCTTCTGCATTGGGTAGTACTAGTTCCTGCTGTTCTTATTACCCAAAGGCAACCGAGTCTCTGAGGCTGATGCTCAAGTACTGTGCTACTTACACAAGTGTGTACTGGAGAAACAGTGGTGAGACTCCTCCCACTGATCAGGTTCCCGAGTATGGGATCAGAATCGATTTTGATATTCCAGTTACCACCCGATGCCTTCAGTGTCAGGAGGCTGCAAGGGGAGGAGGGACCTGCGGATTCGATACGCAGACCCAAAGTTTCTTGTGTCTATGTCAGGAGGGAAATGCCACAATTACATGTAAAG ATCAAAGAAATTATCGGCATCACCGGAGAGCCAGAGTAATTGCAG GGATAGCGACTGCAGTTGCAGTTGCTGGGGCTTTATTAATTGGGGCTGCTATATGGTATTTAAGAAGAGTGAGAGCAAAAGCACCAGTAACATGTGGAGTTCAGAGCAATGAGAATAGGCTTTTCTGA
- the LOC131153346 gene encoding LEAF RUST 10 DISEASE-RESISTANCE LOCUS RECEPTOR-LIKE PROTEIN KINASE-like 2.7 isoform X2 — MGSLFICGSISEIGLSSCTSSVLLLVISLIFPSLSLTAAQTSICRTSCGNIPINYPFGIDDGCGSPYYRHILVCSESSKLELRTPSGRYAIRNISYSDPHVLVTDPFMWNCQDGNNFRPTRPFSLDTSTHFSLSTQNDYLFFNCSEGDVIIEPKPIFCERYPDRCDSSCDSASYLCRHLPECASALGSTSSCCSYYPKATESLRLMLKYCATYTSVYWRNSGETPPTDQVPEYGIRIDFDIPVTTRCLQCQEAARGGGTCGFDTQTQSFLCLCQEGNATITCKDQRNYRHHRRARVIAGVGA; from the exons ATGGGTTCTCTGTTTATTTGCGGATCGATATCAGAGATCGGGCTTTCCTCATGCACTTCTTCTGTGCTTTTGCTAGTAATTTCATTGATCTTCCCATCTCTCAGCCTCACTGCAGCTCAAACAAGCATCTGCAGAACCTCTTGTGGTAACATTCCCATAAACTACCCTTTTGGTATTGATGATGGTTGTGGAAGTCCTTACTATAGGCACATTCTGGTCTGCTCCGAGTCCAGCAAACTCGAGCTCCGAACACCCTCTGGGAGATACGCAATTCGAAACATAAGTTACTCCGATCCTCATGTTCTCGTTACTGATCCATTCATGTGGAATTGTCAAGATGGCAATAACTTTCGGCCCACAAGACCCTTCAGCCTAGACACAAGCACCCATTTCTCCCTCTCCACACAAAATGACTACCTTTTCTTCAATTGCAGTGAAGGAGATGTAATCATAGAGCCTAAACCGATTTTTTGCGAACGTTACCCTGACCGGTGTGACTCATCGTGTGATAGTGCTAGTTATCTCTGCAGGCACTTGCCCGAATGCGCTTCTGCATTGGGTAGTACTAGTTCCTGCTGTTCTTATTACCCAAAGGCAACCGAGTCTCTGAGGCTGATGCTCAAGTACTGTGCTACTTACACAAGTGTGTACTGGAGAAACAGTGGTGAGACTCCTCCCACTGATCAGGTTCCCGAGTATGGGATCAGAATCGATTTTGATATTCCAGTTACCACCCGATGCCTTCAGTGTCAGGAGGCTGCAAGGGGAGGAGGGACCTGCGGATTCGATACGCAGACCCAAAGTTTCTTGTGTCTATGTCAGGAGGGAAATGCCACAATTACATGTAAAG ATCAAAGAAATTATCGGCATCACCGGAGAGCCAGAGTAATTGCAG gtgtgggggcctga